From Mangifera indica cultivar Alphonso unplaced genomic scaffold, CATAS_Mindica_2.1 Un_0001, whole genome shotgun sequence, the proteins below share one genomic window:
- the LOC123205022 gene encoding uncharacterized protein LOC123205022 — translation MEMAAGFVKASMGTDHSIILTLSIYSSNFPPEVNTFEQWTLLKPEQKNMLSGWLKVAFSGGEKEMQESINQQLNFILSTAPIWDRLEVKGNKYVLGEFLKFKGKQGFEIYQKI, via the exons ATGGAGATGGCAGCTGGGTTTGTGAAGGCCAGCATGGGCACAGATCACAGCATTATCCTGACCCT CTCCATTTATTCAAGCAATTTTCCGCCCGAGGTTAATACCTTTGAGCAGTGGACACTGTTGAAACCAGAACAAAAAAATATGCTGTCTGGCTGGCTTAAGGTTGCCTTTAGTGGTGGAGAAAAAGAGATGCAGGAATCTATTAATCAGCAACTCAATTTCATTCTCAGCACAGCTCCAATCTGGGAcag GTTGgaagttaaaggtaataaataTGTTCTAGGGgaatttctcaaatttaaaggGAAGCAAGGCTTTGAGATCTATCAAAAGATCTAA